The proteins below are encoded in one region of Planctopirus limnophila DSM 3776:
- a CDS encoding M3 family metallopeptidase, which translates to MAELLDNPLLVTSGLPDFARIEASHVVPAVRATVETALKKLDAIESHLQPTWAGIMSPIEEMERPFTWSWGPVGHLLGVRNSPELRAAYEEVNPEVVRYSLRVRQSEPIYKALVTLAESPEWERLSPAQKRIIKDRIKDAELAGIGLQGDARKRFGEIEERLAVLSTQFMNNCLDEIKAFSLDLTTEEEIAGFTPTLRHLTAQSWNRAHPESETKATAEHGPWRITLDFPVYGPFMEHAKRRDLREKLYRAFITLASQGEHNNEPIMRELLSLRKEKAHLLGKNSFAEVSLMRKMAPGVDAIRHMLHELRDTSWGAAQQDLADLKAFKVSSGDTDDIKPWDVPFWAERLRESRYSFTDEQIRPYFPFERVLEGLFGLIHRLFGVTIEQAQEPVSVWCSDVRFYHVLDESGQKMAAFFLDPYSRPENKRAGAWMDTCLLRQKVGDELQLPVAYLVCNQTPPVGERPALMTFREVETLFHEFGHGLQHMLTIIDHPDASGINGVEWDAVELPSQFMENWCYHKPVLMGMTRHYETGAPLPEDLFNKIVAARTYRAGSMMLRQLLFGLTDLELHHDYDPAGSESPFDVQRRISQTCAVIPLIPEDRSLCSFQHIFSGGYAAGYYSYKWAEVLSADAFSAFEEAGLDDDKAIEQVGRRFRNTVLSMGGSRHPMEVFRDFRGREPSPEALLRHMGLTKV; encoded by the coding sequence ATGGCGGAACTTCTCGACAACCCTCTCCTGGTAACCAGCGGGTTACCAGATTTTGCCCGGATCGAAGCCTCACATGTCGTCCCGGCTGTGCGTGCGACTGTCGAGACCGCTCTCAAAAAACTCGATGCCATCGAATCCCATCTGCAGCCAACATGGGCTGGCATTATGTCCCCCATCGAAGAGATGGAACGCCCCTTCACCTGGAGTTGGGGCCCCGTGGGTCATCTCCTGGGTGTTCGCAACAGTCCCGAACTGCGAGCTGCCTATGAAGAGGTCAATCCTGAAGTCGTACGCTATAGCCTGCGCGTCAGGCAAAGCGAACCGATCTATAAAGCCCTGGTGACTCTGGCCGAGTCGCCGGAGTGGGAGAGGCTTTCGCCGGCCCAGAAGCGGATCATTAAAGATCGCATCAAGGATGCCGAACTGGCCGGGATTGGTCTGCAAGGCGACGCGCGAAAGCGATTTGGCGAGATTGAAGAAAGGCTGGCTGTCCTTTCCACACAGTTCATGAACAACTGCCTCGATGAAATCAAAGCTTTCTCACTCGATCTTACCACGGAAGAGGAAATCGCCGGGTTCACTCCCACACTCAGGCATCTGACGGCCCAATCGTGGAATCGTGCTCACCCGGAAAGTGAAACCAAAGCGACCGCGGAGCATGGTCCCTGGCGCATCACGCTCGATTTCCCGGTGTATGGCCCTTTCATGGAGCACGCGAAAAGGCGCGACTTACGCGAGAAGCTCTATCGGGCATTCATCACTCTCGCTTCCCAGGGTGAACACAACAATGAACCCATCATGCGGGAACTGCTGAGCTTGCGCAAAGAGAAGGCGCACCTGCTGGGTAAGAACTCGTTTGCGGAAGTCAGCCTGATGCGCAAGATGGCTCCCGGTGTGGATGCCATTCGCCACATGCTGCATGAACTTCGCGATACAAGCTGGGGAGCAGCACAACAGGATCTCGCCGATCTGAAGGCGTTCAAAGTCTCCAGCGGCGATACCGATGACATCAAACCCTGGGATGTTCCCTTTTGGGCCGAACGGCTGCGCGAAAGCCGGTATTCGTTCACCGACGAACAGATTCGCCCCTACTTCCCATTTGAACGTGTGCTTGAAGGATTGTTCGGTCTGATTCATCGGCTCTTTGGTGTCACGATTGAACAGGCGCAAGAACCCGTCTCGGTCTGGTGCAGCGATGTCCGCTTTTATCATGTCCTCGATGAGTCGGGCCAGAAGATGGCCGCCTTCTTTCTGGACCCTTACTCGCGACCCGAAAACAAACGGGCTGGTGCCTGGATGGATACCTGCCTTTTGAGGCAGAAGGTTGGCGATGAACTTCAGCTTCCCGTCGCGTATCTCGTTTGTAATCAAACCCCACCTGTGGGTGAGCGGCCCGCCCTCATGACCTTTCGCGAAGTGGAAACGCTATTCCACGAGTTTGGTCACGGTCTCCAGCACATGCTGACCATCATCGATCATCCCGATGCCTCGGGAATCAACGGCGTCGAATGGGATGCTGTCGAACTCCCCAGTCAGTTTATGGAGAACTGGTGCTATCACAAGCCGGTGCTGATGGGGATGACTCGTCACTACGAGACCGGGGCACCATTGCCAGAAGATCTGTTCAACAAGATCGTCGCAGCTCGCACTTATCGCGCCGGGTCGATGATGCTCAGGCAGCTTCTCTTTGGTCTGACGGATCTCGAGTTGCACCACGATTACGATCCTGCGGGAAGCGAGTCCCCTTTTGATGTACAGCGCCGCATCAGCCAGACGTGCGCGGTCATTCCGCTCATCCCGGAAGATCGCTCGCTGTGCTCATTCCAGCATATTTTTTCGGGCGGCTACGCAGCGGGATACTACAGCTACAAGTGGGCCGAAGTTCTCTCAGCCGATGCCTTCAGTGCTTTTGAAGAGGCGGGTCTTGATGATGACAAGGCCATTGAACAGGTGGGCCGCCGCTTCCGCAATACAGTGCTGTCGATGGGCGGCAGCCGACATCCGATGGAAGTCTTCCGCGATTTCCGTGGTCGCGAACCGAGCCCTGAAGCACTTCTCAGACACATGGGTCTGACAAAAGTGTGA
- a CDS encoding amylosucrase, giving the protein MSSLPEASLPHRSTSAPLSDGELRKLKLRLIDRMQRRFGGDFPDGDWDLLERRLQEQHQLLFQSFYQLYGDRFDSFYHLEELMAVVFRSVLERPAELKAFDALRESDKDWYLAPRLMGAMCYVDLFAGTLRNLEAKIPYLIELGITYLHLMPIYKVHSTDCDGGYAVSDYRTINPRFGTMEDLEHLATQLRRHGISLVLDFVFNHTSDEHQWAQRALNGERDYQDYYLFFKDRVLPDQYERTLVEVFPEEHPGAFTYQTALGQWVWTTFYTSQWDLNYRNPEVLVRMLDELLFLANRGVEIVRLDAIAFIWKELGTNCQNLPQAHTIVSVLNAATQIAAPAVVFKSEAIVHPDEVRTYIHRAECVLSYNPELMALLWESLATRNIRTLLASVRKRFPLPDGCVWVNYIRSHDDIGWSITDEEIREAGYDPVAHRRFLTQFYTGRVEGSFAEGVPFQENSSTGDARVSGTCASLAGLGKAIRNQDPVEIDLAIGRVLLLYGVVMTIGGIPLIYLGDEIGSLNDERYLDDPLRKADSRWIHRPQFPWEQMQEVADHDTPAARIHDGILKLGIIRRQNLALRPGKTEFVGTGNDHVLGYFRTHAQASVLILANFTEQVEAVEGRILRGLGLRRTVIDQVSGMTISSGTTLELQPYQFMILDRQGSR; this is encoded by the coding sequence ATGTCATCGCTACCAGAAGCTTCTCTCCCTCATCGTTCAACATCAGCACCACTCTCCGATGGAGAATTGCGTAAGCTGAAACTGCGACTCATTGACCGCATGCAGCGCCGATTCGGAGGCGACTTTCCCGATGGCGACTGGGATCTTCTCGAACGTCGTCTGCAAGAACAGCACCAGCTCCTATTTCAAAGTTTCTACCAGCTCTACGGCGACCGCTTTGATTCGTTCTACCATCTCGAAGAACTGATGGCTGTCGTCTTTCGTTCGGTTCTTGAGCGACCTGCAGAACTCAAGGCGTTCGACGCTTTGCGAGAATCGGATAAAGACTGGTATCTGGCACCACGACTCATGGGAGCCATGTGCTATGTCGATCTCTTCGCGGGAACGCTGCGAAATCTTGAAGCCAAAATTCCCTATCTGATTGAACTGGGAATTACCTATCTTCACTTAATGCCTATTTATAAAGTTCATTCGACCGATTGCGATGGAGGGTATGCCGTCAGCGATTATCGCACGATCAATCCCAGGTTCGGGACAATGGAAGATCTGGAGCATCTGGCAACGCAACTGCGCCGCCATGGGATTTCTCTCGTGCTTGATTTCGTGTTCAACCATACTTCCGATGAGCATCAATGGGCCCAACGAGCATTGAATGGCGAACGCGACTATCAGGATTATTATCTCTTCTTCAAAGATCGGGTTTTACCCGATCAATACGAACGGACTTTAGTTGAAGTCTTTCCCGAGGAGCATCCCGGTGCATTCACATATCAGACAGCACTCGGCCAATGGGTCTGGACAACGTTTTATACTTCTCAATGGGATCTCAATTATCGCAACCCCGAAGTGCTGGTGCGAATGCTGGACGAACTCCTGTTCCTTGCCAATCGAGGCGTCGAAATCGTTCGTCTGGATGCCATTGCATTTATCTGGAAGGAATTAGGAACCAACTGCCAGAATCTCCCTCAGGCGCATACGATCGTCAGTGTGCTCAATGCTGCCACGCAAATTGCAGCACCTGCTGTGGTCTTCAAGTCCGAAGCGATTGTGCATCCTGATGAAGTCCGTACTTATATTCATCGTGCGGAATGCGTTCTCAGTTACAATCCGGAACTGATGGCACTTCTTTGGGAATCGTTGGCGACCCGAAATATCCGCACGTTACTCGCTTCTGTCAGAAAAAGATTTCCTCTCCCGGACGGTTGTGTCTGGGTGAACTATATAAGAAGCCATGATGATATTGGCTGGTCGATCACCGACGAAGAAATCCGCGAGGCAGGCTATGACCCGGTTGCCCATCGACGATTTCTCACGCAGTTTTATACAGGTCGGGTCGAAGGTAGTTTTGCTGAAGGTGTCCCCTTTCAGGAGAATTCGAGTACAGGTGATGCCCGTGTTTCCGGGACATGTGCCTCATTAGCCGGTCTGGGAAAAGCCATTCGCAATCAGGATCCTGTCGAAATCGATCTCGCAATTGGCAGAGTGTTGCTGCTATATGGTGTCGTCATGACCATTGGTGGTATTCCGCTGATCTATTTAGGAGACGAGATCGGTTCGTTGAATGATGAAAGGTATTTAGACGATCCATTAAGAAAAGCGGATTCGCGTTGGATTCACAGGCCGCAATTCCCGTGGGAGCAGATGCAGGAGGTGGCCGATCATGATACTCCGGCTGCCCGCATTCATGACGGCATTCTGAAACTGGGGATCATCAGGCGACAGAATCTGGCCCTGCGCCCCGGGAAAACGGAGTTTGTAGGGACAGGCAACGATCATGTTCTCGGTTACTTCCGCACGCATGCACAGGCCAGCGTACTGATACTTGCGAACTTCACAGAGCAGGTTGAAGCGGTGGAAGGCCGTATTCTTCGCGGATTAGGCTTACGGCGGACAGTCATCGATCAGGTTTCAGGGATGACAATCTCTTCAGGAACGACGTTGGAACTCCAGCCGTATCAGTTCATGATTCTTGACCGTCAAGGAAGTCGATAA
- a CDS encoding TerC family protein has translation MFSTELIIAFFTLTLLEIVLGIDNIIFIAILAGKLPKDKQNFARQLGISLAVVSRIGLLFSLSWVLKLKEPLFTILETSISGKDLVLITGGLFLIGKATYEIHHKVTVVHEAHKDGKAPASLFWMLAQVIAIDVVFSLDSVITAVGITDNIPVIVAAVIVSVIVMLIFSGAIVRFVDEHPAIKLLALSFLLLIGVLLVGEGFHHKIPKGYVYFAMAFSLGIELLQMWQESNVRKAHHTTKPSSEATTTGH, from the coding sequence ATGTTCTCGACCGAACTGATCATCGCCTTCTTCACGTTGACTCTGCTCGAGATTGTGCTCGGGATCGACAACATTATCTTCATCGCGATTCTGGCGGGGAAGCTCCCTAAAGATAAGCAGAATTTTGCCCGTCAACTGGGGATCAGTCTGGCGGTTGTTTCGCGGATTGGCCTGCTCTTTTCACTCAGTTGGGTTTTGAAGCTCAAAGAGCCGCTTTTCACCATTCTCGAAACCAGTATTTCGGGAAAAGACCTCGTGCTGATTACTGGTGGCTTGTTCCTGATTGGTAAAGCGACTTACGAAATTCATCACAAAGTGACCGTGGTGCACGAAGCGCATAAAGATGGGAAAGCTCCCGCTTCGCTCTTCTGGATGCTGGCCCAGGTGATTGCGATCGACGTCGTCTTCAGTCTCGATTCGGTCATTACGGCTGTGGGTATTACCGACAACATCCCCGTCATTGTGGCGGCTGTGATTGTGAGTGTAATTGTGATGCTGATCTTTTCCGGAGCGATTGTGCGCTTTGTTGATGAGCACCCTGCGATTAAGTTGCTCGCTCTCTCCTTCCTGCTGCTGATCGGTGTGCTGCTCGTAGGCGAAGGCTTCCATCACAAGATCCCCAAAGGCTACGTCTACTTCGCCATGGCCTTCTCACTCGGGATCGAACTGCTGCAGATGTGGCAGGAATCAAACGTGCGCAAAGCCCATCACACCACCAAACCATCCTCAGAAGCAACGACAACCGGCCATTAA
- a CDS encoding YceI family protein, giving the protein MISLLNAIKSSAATIAATLVMTALVMSPGSEIVAADYKLTGENTTIGFVGTKKEGSHAGGFKQVSGTFSAPEDLTKGKISVTIVMDSVWSDDEKLTGHLKAPDFFEVKRYPEAKFVSTAIAKTAEGYSVTGDLTLHGKTNSITFPAQIKSTGSGVELTSKFNLPRSQWGITYGAGKIDENVQMSLAVKAK; this is encoded by the coding sequence ATGATTTCGCTTCTCAATGCCATTAAGTCGTCGGCTGCAACCATTGCTGCCACTCTCGTCATGACTGCCCTGGTCATGTCTCCCGGTTCCGAGATTGTGGCCGCCGACTACAAGCTCACAGGTGAGAACACCACCATTGGCTTCGTCGGCACCAAAAAGGAAGGCTCACATGCCGGTGGTTTCAAGCAGGTTTCAGGGACGTTCTCCGCTCCCGAAGACCTGACCAAAGGGAAGATCTCGGTCACCATCGTGATGGATTCGGTCTGGTCAGATGATGAAAAGCTGACTGGCCACCTGAAAGCTCCGGATTTCTTTGAAGTCAAGCGCTACCCCGAAGCCAAGTTTGTCTCGACGGCGATTGCTAAAACAGCCGAAGGTTACAGCGTTACAGGCGACCTGACGCTGCATGGCAAGACCAACAGCATCACCTTCCCTGCCCAGATCAAGTCGACCGGAAGTGGTGTGGAATTAACCAGCAAGTTCAACCTGCCTCGCAGCCAGTGGGGTATTACCTACGGTGCTGGCAAGATCGACGAGAACGTCCAGATGAGCCTGGCTGTCAAAGCCAAGTAA
- a CDS encoding GNAT family N-acetyltransferase, whose amino-acid sequence MFAGRNCNHIEFRPCQGDEINLLRELFVAAVMELTGGEYSLEQRRAWVSSAADKVEFCARMEAQQPFVAMLQDRIAGYADLQPDGLIDHFYVAPWAKGQRVASGMLQHIEKLAHSQGMTTIHALVSLTAEPFFLRKNFVVVERRIATRAGVTLPHALLQKDLTLKSTRESLPG is encoded by the coding sequence GTGTTTGCGGGGAGGAACTGCAATCACATCGAGTTTCGTCCGTGTCAGGGCGATGAAATCAATCTGCTGCGTGAGTTGTTCGTGGCGGCTGTCATGGAGTTGACAGGTGGCGAATACTCGCTGGAGCAGCGAAGGGCCTGGGTATCGAGTGCAGCCGACAAAGTGGAATTCTGTGCCCGGATGGAAGCCCAGCAACCGTTTGTGGCCATGCTGCAAGACAGGATCGCGGGGTATGCTGACTTACAGCCCGATGGCCTGATCGATCACTTTTATGTAGCCCCCTGGGCCAAAGGACAAAGAGTCGCCAGTGGCATGTTGCAGCACATTGAAAAGCTCGCTCATTCTCAAGGGATGACCACAATTCACGCTCTCGTGAGTCTGACGGCTGAACCATTCTTCTTGCGGAAAAACTTCGTCGTTGTTGAACGACGAATCGCCACGCGAGCCGGTGTCACGTTACCCCATGCCCTCTTGCAAAAAGATCTCACGCTTAAGAGTACGCGAGAATCTCTACCGGGATGA
- a CDS encoding secretin N-terminal domain-containing protein: protein MLTSIPPGLRAVRTLFPQTQNSVWWGCAQLLLGTACTLLSPSEMVYGREPIVPLTNGQQKVSPHHTNSGFGVNAPAVGDQQDAGPRVKLNHWGSNWQKVFEQLAEESQSELIMERVPTGRFTRIDKQEYSRADAIRILNKEIEPLGFRLIEKGKFIVLMDLPSIRPKYQPVELHTSPYTPAQQLQAQQSQSAYGPPLQTPGMQPARPVQPLPTGPYAQVPPGMSAQHPLSAPYETAPTLHPGQIQQISGQQIAGLPSQSPVAPLPVAKTPQNFMPQNVVTQNVMTLGHEVPAAANTHPLLQPVAPAAGHPLAASEIKPVPQPVAKPPVAIAFKPRQHKAAELAKVLYRSHKENARLVDAGRAGKPAFSVSRLPGKSTTAIEFMVSIDDERDQLYVDGSEAVARGVVDLLTSLDTKGDWPSDAKIVPTTPQAAIMLAQYQPDLEKMRRQNRLTVAQAGNTPAANPQRENDDPFAPAPAQAKPEAAQPPRGNSAISDVVTNLKGDVNIEAIGDLGVLILRGNEADVEQVMKVIRELEALSENTAPQLHVLYLSHTDSPAMSELLTLVFDSLAKFPGRATQPRQNVAIIPVDTPNALIIVAPKTDLDSILELAEELDQPTDPESEFEVFSLKTAVASQVVTNITAFYATRVGLGARVLAIADPRSNSVIVRARPRDLDQVKALIAKVDRDEMAAVNQVKIIPLKNAVAVELSAVINAAIQSVLSPPSNQAANQGGANSGLGGNQVAEDFRQVRPAILSFLAGDKKALRSGMLADIRITPDTRMNSLILSAPEQSIPLLEELIRQLDQPTAAVAEIKVFTLTNADASQLVTQLQQLFSPGGNQQGGGNNALRQQLGLAVAGADDASSNLIPLRFSVDTRTNSITAIGGAEALRVVEAILLRLDESDLRERKNVVFKLKNSPALAVSTAVTQFVNSQLQLSQQNPNLISTVEQLEREVVVVPETGTNSLLISATPRYYDEITRLVMELDQAPRQVIIQALIVEVTLDNVDEFGVELGLQDSVLFDRSVVDDLVTLTETTTSPNGTQTTTQRVVSQTAAPGFLFNNPNTPLGNNTTINPSSVGSQGLSSFSLGRVNNDLGYGGLVLSAGSESVNVLIRALASRRRLQVLSRPQIRTLDNQQAQIQVGQQVPIVDGVQIGATGLANPQIRQDQAGIILTVTPRISPDGTIVMELIAEKSQFRGNGVPIFTDATNGNVIESPIKDISAARTAISVPNGQTVVMGGMITATDETSERKVPFIGDIPIVGHLFRYDSKSHVRTELLIFLTPRVISSDADSEFIKDVEMGRLHFIECEAEEIHGPLRAINAPVMGDPDWTNQLSPSVPSVDPMPPSPGIQNPQSGPAPQLLPQPPIPDVPGQTRKQLKDPSIQQASATDEMQPDPYGHLPDTGVIQITQPSVAESSKGSSPSKKGEPTKAQDKSATPPKKWYSFRR from the coding sequence ATGCTGACATCAATCCCTCCCGGATTGCGGGCTGTAAGAACATTATTTCCACAGACTCAGAATAGTGTCTGGTGGGGTTGTGCTCAGTTGCTGCTGGGAACGGCCTGCACACTGCTCAGTCCGAGCGAGATGGTCTATGGCCGCGAGCCGATTGTGCCACTGACGAATGGCCAGCAGAAGGTTTCGCCGCACCATACCAACTCTGGTTTTGGAGTGAACGCTCCTGCTGTCGGCGATCAGCAGGATGCGGGACCTCGCGTGAAGCTCAATCACTGGGGCTCGAACTGGCAGAAAGTCTTCGAGCAGCTTGCCGAAGAGTCGCAGTCTGAGTTGATTATGGAACGTGTCCCCACGGGCCGCTTTACACGCATTGATAAGCAGGAATACTCGCGGGCTGATGCCATTCGCATTCTCAACAAAGAGATCGAACCTCTCGGCTTTCGACTGATTGAAAAAGGGAAGTTCATCGTCCTGATGGATTTGCCCAGCATTCGCCCCAAGTATCAGCCTGTCGAATTGCATACATCGCCTTATACGCCGGCCCAGCAGCTCCAGGCGCAGCAAAGCCAGAGTGCTTACGGGCCACCATTACAGACACCGGGCATGCAACCAGCCCGGCCTGTCCAGCCATTACCAACTGGCCCTTATGCTCAAGTTCCTCCCGGGATGAGTGCGCAGCATCCATTGTCTGCACCCTATGAAACGGCTCCCACATTACATCCGGGACAGATTCAGCAGATCAGTGGTCAGCAAATTGCCGGTCTGCCAAGCCAGTCACCTGTGGCCCCTCTTCCCGTTGCTAAGACACCACAAAACTTCATGCCCCAGAACGTCGTAACCCAGAACGTCATGACACTGGGACATGAAGTACCCGCTGCGGCCAATACCCATCCGTTGTTACAACCTGTGGCACCAGCTGCGGGGCATCCCCTCGCAGCCAGTGAGATCAAGCCTGTCCCACAGCCAGTGGCCAAACCACCGGTAGCGATTGCCTTCAAACCCCGACAGCACAAAGCGGCTGAGCTGGCGAAAGTGCTGTATCGCTCGCACAAGGAAAATGCCCGGCTGGTTGATGCCGGTCGCGCGGGCAAGCCGGCGTTCTCTGTCTCGAGGCTTCCCGGTAAGAGTACAACGGCGATTGAATTCATGGTTTCGATCGATGATGAGCGCGATCAGCTCTACGTCGATGGTTCCGAAGCCGTCGCCCGCGGAGTGGTCGATCTGTTGACTTCGCTTGATACTAAGGGCGATTGGCCAAGCGATGCGAAGATCGTTCCAACGACTCCTCAGGCAGCGATCATGCTGGCCCAGTATCAGCCCGATCTGGAAAAGATGCGCCGGCAGAATCGACTGACTGTCGCCCAAGCAGGCAATACTCCCGCTGCCAATCCGCAGCGGGAAAATGATGATCCTTTTGCCCCGGCGCCTGCACAGGCCAAACCCGAGGCAGCACAGCCACCTCGTGGCAACTCGGCGATTTCTGATGTCGTGACCAATCTCAAAGGTGATGTGAACATCGAAGCGATTGGGGATCTGGGTGTGCTGATTCTGCGTGGTAATGAAGCCGACGTGGAGCAGGTCATGAAAGTCATTCGAGAGCTCGAAGCTCTCAGTGAGAATACCGCTCCTCAGTTGCATGTGCTCTACCTGAGTCACACCGATTCACCCGCGATGAGTGAACTGCTCACGCTGGTGTTCGACAGCTTGGCGAAGTTCCCTGGCCGGGCGACACAACCCCGCCAGAATGTGGCGATTATCCCTGTCGATACCCCAAATGCGTTGATCATTGTGGCACCAAAGACCGATCTCGATTCGATTCTGGAACTGGCAGAAGAACTCGATCAGCCGACAGATCCGGAATCGGAATTTGAAGTCTTCAGTCTGAAGACCGCAGTCGCTTCACAGGTGGTGACGAATATCACGGCTTTCTATGCCACCAGAGTTGGTTTAGGCGCCCGCGTGCTCGCGATTGCCGATCCTCGTTCAAACTCGGTGATTGTGCGGGCTCGTCCACGTGATCTGGATCAGGTGAAGGCGTTGATTGCCAAGGTCGATCGCGACGAAATGGCCGCTGTCAACCAGGTCAAGATCATTCCTTTGAAGAACGCCGTCGCTGTCGAACTCTCGGCTGTGATCAATGCGGCCATTCAAAGTGTGCTTTCGCCTCCATCGAATCAGGCGGCGAACCAGGGTGGTGCCAACAGTGGTTTGGGTGGCAACCAGGTGGCAGAAGATTTCCGACAGGTCAGACCCGCAATTCTGTCCTTCCTGGCGGGTGATAAAAAAGCCCTGCGTTCCGGGATGCTGGCCGACATTCGCATTACGCCCGATACGCGCATGAACAGTCTGATTCTTTCAGCTCCTGAGCAAAGTATTCCGCTGCTGGAAGAACTGATTCGTCAGCTCGATCAACCCACAGCAGCAGTGGCTGAGATCAAGGTGTTTACGCTGACAAATGCTGATGCCTCACAACTGGTGACACAGTTGCAGCAACTCTTCTCACCCGGTGGAAACCAGCAGGGGGGCGGGAACAACGCGTTACGACAGCAACTGGGGCTGGCGGTGGCGGGAGCTGACGACGCTTCGAGCAATCTGATCCCACTGCGGTTCAGTGTTGATACGCGTACCAACAGTATTACTGCGATTGGCGGGGCGGAAGCCTTACGTGTCGTGGAAGCCATCCTGCTCAGGCTCGATGAATCCGATCTGCGCGAACGCAAGAACGTCGTCTTCAAGCTCAAGAACAGCCCGGCACTCGCTGTTTCCACAGCAGTGACACAGTTCGTTAATTCGCAGTTGCAGCTCTCCCAGCAGAACCCGAACTTGATCAGCACGGTCGAACAGCTCGAACGCGAAGTTGTTGTGGTTCCCGAAACTGGCACCAACAGCCTCCTCATCAGTGCCACACCGAGGTACTACGATGAGATCACTCGACTGGTCATGGAACTTGATCAGGCACCACGTCAGGTGATCATTCAGGCTCTGATTGTGGAAGTGACACTCGATAACGTCGATGAGTTTGGTGTCGAACTGGGCCTGCAGGATTCGGTGCTCTTCGACCGCAGCGTCGTCGATGACCTGGTGACTTTGACCGAAACCACCACTTCGCCGAACGGTACACAAACCACCACACAGCGTGTCGTGTCGCAAACGGCAGCTCCCGGCTTTCTGTTCAATAACCCGAATACACCTCTCGGGAATAATACGACGATTAATCCCTCCAGTGTGGGTTCACAGGGTTTGTCTAGCTTCTCGCTGGGACGTGTGAATAACGACCTGGGTTATGGTGGTCTGGTTCTTTCCGCAGGTTCGGAATCGGTCAACGTGCTGATTCGTGCCCTGGCTTCACGCCGCCGATTACAGGTACTCTCGCGACCACAGATTCGCACACTGGACAACCAGCAGGCCCAGATTCAGGTGGGCCAGCAGGTGCCAATTGTCGACGGTGTGCAGATTGGTGCCACTGGATTGGCAAACCCTCAGATTCGTCAGGATCAGGCAGGGATTATTCTCACGGTCACACCACGAATTTCACCTGATGGGACCATCGTGATGGAACTCATCGCCGAAAAGAGCCAGTTCCGTGGGAACGGTGTCCCCATCTTTACCGACGCCACCAACGGCAACGTGATCGAATCGCCCATCAAGGATATCAGTGCTGCTCGAACTGCGATCAGCGTTCCCAATGGCCAGACCGTTGTCATGGGGGGCATGATTACCGCAACGGATGAAACCAGCGAACGCAAAGTCCCCTTTATTGGCGATATTCCCATCGTGGGGCATCTGTTCCGATATGACAGCAAGAGTCATGTTCGTACGGAACTGCTGATTTTCCTGACACCGCGTGTGATTTCTTCAGATGCGGATTCGGAGTTCATCAAGGATGTCGAAATGGGCCGACTGCACTTTATTGAGTGCGAAGCCGAAGAAATCCACGGACCCTTGCGAGCGATCAATGCTCCTGTGATGGGCGATCCCGACTGGACGAACCAGCTCTCGCCGAGTGTGCCATCAGTCGACCCGATGCCACCATCGCCAGGCATCCAAAATCCACAATCAGGTCCGGCCCCACAACTCTTGCCGCAACCACCGATCCCGGATGTTCCCGGGCAGACCAGAAAACAGTTGAAAGACCCGTCGATCCAACAGGCGAGTGCGACGGATGAGATGCAGCCCGATCCTTATGGCCATCTCCCAGACACAGGCGTCATCCAGATCACTCAACCTTCAGTGGCTGAATCATCCAAAGGTTCATCTCCTTCCAAAAAAGGTGAGCCCACCAAGGCCCAGGATAAGTCGGCCACACCTCCCAAAAAGTGGTATTCATTCCGTCGATGA